Proteins encoded by one window of Xanthomonas sp. DAR 80977:
- the fliR gene encoding flagellar biosynthetic protein FliR, translating to MDSATQMVIDGQQAFAMVGAILWTMLRIGAMLMVMPLVGTRAVPARIRVMLAATLAMALAPLLPPVPDWDGFDAAVVLSVARELAVGASMGFMLRLIFEAGAMAGELVSQSTGLGFAQMADPLRGVTSGVIGQWFYLAFGLLFFTANGHLAVVQLLVDSYKALPIGNALPDAQAMASVAPDFFMSMMRGAVTLALPVMVAMLAVNLAFGALAKAAPALNPIQLGLPVAVVLGLALLAVLVGEMGPPVQRLFDAAFDAARQVTA from the coding sequence ATGGATTCCGCAACGCAAATGGTCATCGATGGCCAGCAGGCCTTCGCGATGGTCGGCGCGATCCTGTGGACCATGCTGCGCATCGGCGCGATGCTGATGGTGATGCCGCTGGTCGGCACCCGCGCGGTACCGGCACGGATCCGGGTGATGCTGGCGGCGACGCTGGCGATGGCGCTGGCGCCGCTGCTGCCGCCGGTCCCGGACTGGGACGGCTTCGACGCCGCGGTGGTGCTGAGCGTGGCCCGCGAACTGGCGGTCGGCGCCAGCATGGGCTTCATGCTGCGGCTGATCTTCGAGGCCGGCGCGATGGCCGGCGAACTGGTCTCGCAGAGCACCGGCCTGGGCTTCGCGCAGATGGCCGATCCGCTGCGCGGGGTCACCTCCGGGGTGATCGGGCAATGGTTCTACCTGGCCTTCGGCCTGCTGTTCTTCACCGCCAACGGGCATCTGGCCGTGGTGCAGCTGCTGGTGGACAGCTACAAGGCGCTGCCGATCGGCAACGCCCTGCCGGACGCGCAGGCGATGGCCTCGGTGGCGCCGGATTTCTTCATGAGCATGATGCGCGGCGCGGTGACCCTGGCGCTGCCGGTGATGGTGGCGATGCTGGCGGTGAACCTGGCGTTCGGCGCGCTGGCCAAGGCCGCGCCGGCGCTGAACCCGATCCAGCTCGGCCTGCCGGTGGCGGTGGTGCTGGGCCTGGCGCTGCTGGCGGTGCTGGTCGGCGAGATGGGGCCGCCGGTGCAGCGCCTGTTCGATGCCGCCTTCGACGCCGCGCGGCAGGTCACCGCCTAG
- the flhB gene encoding flagellar biosynthesis protein FlhB, producing the protein MSENEEGTEKTEQPTEKRLREAREQGNIPHSRELATAAVFSAGIFALMGMSGSLAAGAVNWMKAALRPDPGLHDNPDALFGHFGELLLGLLWVTLPLVGICVAAGFVAPILMGSLRFSGAALVPKLERLNPMAGLTRLYGPESLAELFKSMLRMGFVGGAAALCISNNVHGLRNLMRQPLEQAIGDGLGFTLHLLLYTAGALALLAAIDAPYQKWNYTRKLMMTRDEVRREMKESEGSPEVKGRIRQMQMQLSQRRMMEAVPSADVVVVNPTHYAVALKYESGRMRAPTVVAKGVDELAFRIREIGEQHRVAVVSAPPLARALYREGQLGKEIPVRLYSAVAQILSYVYQLRAWRSGPMPPLPPLEVDEFAPGSTP; encoded by the coding sequence ATGTCCGAAAACGAAGAAGGCACCGAGAAAACCGAACAACCTACCGAAAAACGCCTGCGCGAGGCGCGCGAGCAGGGCAACATCCCGCACTCGCGCGAACTGGCCACGGCGGCGGTGTTCAGCGCCGGCATCTTCGCGCTGATGGGCATGTCCGGTTCGCTGGCGGCCGGCGCGGTGAACTGGATGAAGGCGGCGCTGCGCCCGGATCCGGGCCTGCACGACAACCCCGACGCCCTGTTCGGCCATTTCGGCGAGCTGCTGCTGGGGCTGCTGTGGGTGACCCTTCCGCTGGTCGGCATCTGCGTGGCGGCCGGCTTCGTCGCGCCGATCCTGATGGGCAGCCTGCGCTTCTCCGGGGCGGCGCTGGTGCCCAAGCTCGAGCGGCTCAACCCGATGGCCGGGCTGACCCGGCTGTACGGCCCGGAAAGCCTCGCCGAACTGTTCAAGTCGATGCTGCGCATGGGCTTCGTCGGCGGCGCCGCGGCCCTGTGCATCTCCAACAACGTGCACGGCCTGCGCAACCTGATGCGGCAGCCGCTGGAACAGGCCATCGGCGACGGCCTGGGCTTCACCCTGCACCTGCTGCTGTACACCGCCGGCGCGCTGGCGCTGCTGGCCGCGATCGACGCGCCGTACCAGAAGTGGAACTACACCCGCAAACTGATGATGACCCGCGACGAAGTGCGCCGGGAAATGAAGGAGAGCGAGGGCAGCCCCGAGGTCAAGGGCCGCATCCGGCAGATGCAGATGCAGCTGTCGCAGCGGCGGATGATGGAGGCGGTGCCCAGCGCCGACGTGGTGGTGGTCAACCCCACCCACTACGCGGTGGCGCTGAAATACGAGAGCGGCCGCATGCGCGCCCCGACCGTGGTCGCCAAGGGCGTGGACGAACTGGCCTTCCGCATCCGCGAGATCGGCGAGCAGCACCGCGTCGCAGTGGTGTCTGCGCCACCTTTGGCACGCGCCTTGTATCGGGAAGGGCAACTCGGCAAGGAAATTCCCGTGAGACTGTATTCGGCGGTGGCGCAGATCCTCTCCTACGTGTACCAGCTGCGCGCCTGGCGCAGCGGGCCGATGCCGCCGCTGCCGCCGCTGGAGGTCGATGAATTCGCCCCGGGGAGCACGCCATGA
- a CDS encoding diguanylate cyclase has translation MLFALCVCAAAAPAQEYSFRDYAQADGLQGLSINCLYADRHGVVWACTELGLHRYERERFEQVGADSGFGSPLVYAIAEDRRQRMWVGASNALYVGDGRRFAAVPGADGRRLPIDQGQALAAFGADMVALSGKRPLRIAAAADGRWQVAPLRSADGAALAEVSSVTAIGEALWLGCGRQLCRLDAQGRLRRLGRADGVPDDIWLALLRDRDGTLWARGIHHVLAWPAGAAGFAERVPPPGSGLSTMAVGINLVEDAAGRVLTRSDTGLLRWEGTHWHAFERAQGLGALAPNISPLLSDRQGRLWMGTRGRGVQRWLGYGLIQHWEEPQGLATGPTWAILRSRGDGRLYVGSEMGANVLDAASGRMRPLTDRDGQALRQTVQLVDAADGTLWLGQSSGRVLRLDRDSGRMLERTKVPSALRWMFFDDAGTLWLLTTRGLFQLPPGEAQAQPARDLPRDQFVGGGYDARHRLWLVGQNGLYLRQAQGWQSIRLRGTALPDAELDKFSIGADDEAWLSFGDVGIWRGRFEPRSATLDLRKVDDPLLARIVPYVLRQDRQQRLWVGSSQGLDLWSGGRWIRVTQAEGLLWDDTSESAFFEDADGSVWIGNSKGLSQILDPARLFAARPLHLQLLHATRAGRPVTTGAQLPWSQQPIEIAFAVPGAVGGNDTLGFRYRLEGLQEQWASTQQAHLSYTLLSPGRYTLEMQALDERQRARSNVVRLEFTILPPWWRSPLAWMAYALAAALLVTAVWRWRVQQLLGRERTLARLVAERTRELEHDKRELEQARAALALKAVRDDLTGLLNRVGILDALAVQMQRSRSDGTALAVAMIDLDHFKQINDQHGHLIGDAVLARVGRRMNASLRGADLIGRYGGEELLAVLPGLLPPAQNRLHALHQVIGATPFLTDAGLLEITASIGVAWHRPGESLQQLLSRADDALYRAKHGGRNRVELHLDAQPGHAVPP, from the coding sequence GTGCTGTTCGCGCTATGCGTCTGCGCCGCCGCCGCGCCGGCGCAGGAATACAGTTTCCGCGACTACGCGCAGGCCGACGGCCTGCAGGGCCTGAGCATCAATTGCCTGTATGCCGATCGGCATGGCGTGGTCTGGGCCTGCACCGAGCTCGGCCTGCACCGTTACGAGCGCGAACGCTTCGAGCAGGTCGGCGCCGACAGCGGCTTCGGCAGCCCGCTGGTCTATGCGATCGCCGAGGATCGCCGGCAACGCATGTGGGTCGGCGCCTCCAATGCGCTGTACGTGGGCGACGGCCGCCGCTTCGCCGCGGTCCCCGGCGCCGACGGGCGACGCCTGCCGATCGACCAGGGACAAGCGCTGGCCGCCTTCGGCGCCGACATGGTCGCGCTCAGCGGCAAGCGGCCGCTGCGCATCGCCGCCGCTGCCGATGGCCGCTGGCAGGTCGCGCCGCTGCGCAGCGCCGACGGCGCGGCGCTGGCCGAGGTCTCCAGCGTCACCGCGATCGGCGAGGCGCTGTGGCTGGGCTGCGGCCGGCAGCTGTGCCGGCTGGATGCGCAGGGCCGGTTGCGCCGGCTCGGCCGCGCCGACGGCGTTCCCGACGACATCTGGCTGGCGCTGCTGCGCGACCGCGACGGCACGCTGTGGGCGCGCGGCATCCACCATGTGCTGGCCTGGCCGGCCGGGGCGGCGGGCTTCGCCGAGCGTGTGCCGCCGCCGGGCAGCGGCCTGTCGACCATGGCGGTGGGCATCAACCTGGTCGAAGACGCCGCCGGCCGGGTGCTGACCCGCAGCGACACCGGCCTGCTGCGCTGGGAAGGCACGCATTGGCACGCGTTCGAGCGCGCGCAGGGGTTGGGGGCGCTGGCGCCCAACATTTCTCCGCTGCTCAGCGACCGCCAGGGGCGCCTGTGGATGGGCACGCGCGGCCGCGGCGTGCAACGCTGGCTGGGCTATGGGCTGATCCAGCATTGGGAAGAGCCGCAGGGACTGGCGACCGGGCCGACCTGGGCGATCCTGCGCAGCCGCGGCGACGGCCGCCTGTACGTCGGCAGCGAAATGGGCGCCAACGTGCTCGACGCCGCCAGCGGGCGCATGCGCCCGCTGACCGACCGCGATGGGCAGGCGCTGCGGCAGACCGTGCAACTGGTCGATGCCGCCGACGGCACGCTGTGGCTGGGCCAGTCGTCGGGGCGGGTGCTGCGGCTGGATCGCGACAGCGGCCGCATGCTCGAGCGGACCAAGGTGCCCTCGGCATTGAGATGGATGTTCTTCGACGACGCCGGCACGCTGTGGCTGTTGACCACCCGCGGCCTGTTCCAGCTGCCGCCGGGCGAGGCCCAGGCGCAGCCGGCGCGCGACCTGCCGCGCGACCAGTTCGTCGGCGGCGGCTACGATGCCCGCCACCGCCTGTGGCTGGTCGGCCAGAACGGCCTGTACCTGCGCCAGGCGCAGGGCTGGCAGTCGATCCGCCTGCGCGGCACCGCGCTGCCGGACGCGGAACTGGACAAGTTCAGCATCGGCGCCGACGACGAGGCCTGGCTGTCCTTCGGCGACGTCGGGATCTGGCGCGGGCGTTTCGAGCCGCGCAGCGCCACCCTGGACCTGCGCAAGGTCGACGACCCGCTGCTGGCGCGGATCGTGCCCTACGTGCTGCGCCAGGACCGGCAGCAGCGGCTGTGGGTCGGCAGCAGCCAGGGCCTGGACCTGTGGTCGGGCGGCCGCTGGATCCGGGTCACCCAGGCCGAGGGCCTGCTGTGGGACGACACTTCCGAATCGGCGTTCTTCGAGGACGCGGACGGCTCGGTGTGGATCGGCAACAGCAAGGGCCTGAGCCAGATCCTGGACCCGGCGCGGCTGTTCGCCGCGCGGCCGCTGCACCTGCAACTGCTGCACGCCACCCGCGCCGGCCGCCCGGTCACCACTGGCGCGCAGCTGCCCTGGTCGCAGCAACCGATCGAGATCGCCTTCGCCGTGCCCGGCGCGGTCGGCGGCAACGACACCCTCGGCTTCCGCTACCGCCTCGAAGGCCTGCAGGAGCAATGGGCCAGCACCCAGCAGGCGCATCTCAGCTACACCCTGCTGTCGCCTGGCCGCTACACGTTGGAAATGCAGGCGCTGGACGAACGCCAGCGCGCACGCAGCAACGTGGTGCGCCTGGAATTCACCATTTTGCCGCCCTGGTGGCGCAGCCCGCTGGCGTGGATGGCGTACGCGCTGGCCGCGGCGCTGCTGGTGACCGCGGTATGGCGTTGGCGGGTACAGCAGTTGCTGGGCCGCGAGCGCACCCTGGCACGGCTGGTCGCCGAGCGCACCCGCGAACTGGAACACGACAAGCGCGAACTGGAGCAGGCACGCGCGGCGCTGGCGCTGAAGGCGGTCCGCGACGACCTGACCGGCCTGCTCAACCGCGTCGGCATCCTCGATGCATTGGCCGTGCAGATGCAGCGCAGCCGCAGCGACGGCACCGCGCTGGCGGTGGCGATGATCGACCTGGACCACTTCAAGCAGATCAACGACCAGCACGGCCATCTGATCGGCGATGCGGTGCTGGCGCGGGTCGGGCGACGCATGAACGCCAGCCTGCGCGGCGCCGACCTGATCGGCCGCTACGGCGGCGAGGAACTGCTGGCGGTGCTGCCGGGCCTGCTGCCGCCGGCGCAGAACCGCTTGCACGCGCTGCACCAGGTGATCGGCGCCACGCCGTTCCTGACCGATGCCGGCCTGCTCGAGATCACCGCTTCGATCGGCGTGGCCTGGCACCGCCCGGGCGAGAGCCTGCAGCAGTTGCTCAGCCGCGCCGACGACGCGCTGTACCGGGCCAAGCATGGCGGCCGCAACCGGGTCGAACTGCACCTGGACGCGCAGCCAGGACACGCCGTGCCGCCCTGA
- the flhA gene encoding flagellar biosynthesis protein FlhA, with protein sequence MSQPAAQMNTRKMMDMIKHGLGAPLIVMAMLAMVVVPLAAPVLDALFTFNIAISLMVLLAVVYVKRPLEFSIFPIVLLMTTMLRLALNVASTRVILINGQDGHGAAGKVIEAFGQFVIGGNYAVGIVVFAILTIINFVVITKGAGRVSEVTARFILDAMPGKQMAIDADLNAGLLTREEAKARREEVREEADFYGSMDGASKFIRGDAIAGILILFINLIGGMAVGVLQHGMPVAEAASTYTLLSIGDGLVAQLPALLVSSAVAMLVTRASRSQDMGASMMGQVFGQHKALAVAAAILGLVGLVPGMPNVAFLTLALILGLLAWKMWKRSLLPEEAKPDPAQQAATAGAQANAELGWDELRPIDPLGLEVGYRLIPLVDKAQGGELMARIKGVRRKLTQDIGFLIPPVHIRDNLELPANAYRLLVHGVPVATADIHPDRELALDPGGALGKIDGIAGKDPAFGLDAIWIQPHQRAQAETMGYTVVDPATVIATHLSHLIREHAPELLGHEEVQQLLATLGKSAPKLVEDLTPKALPLSVVVRVLQNLLIEKIPVRQLRKIVEALVEHAPQSQEPGALTAAVRNALGRFIVQEIAGMSAELPVFTLAPQLERVLQDSTQGNGAALEPGLAERLHQSLAECVSKQEARNEPAVVLVPAQVRAALARLVRHSVPSLSVLSYSEVPEDKRLKLVGTIS encoded by the coding sequence ATGAGCCAGCCGGCCGCGCAGATGAACACGCGCAAGATGATGGACATGATCAAGCACGGCCTCGGCGCCCCGCTGATCGTGATGGCGATGCTGGCGATGGTGGTGGTGCCGCTGGCCGCGCCGGTGCTGGACGCCCTGTTCACCTTCAACATCGCCATCTCGCTGATGGTGCTGCTGGCGGTGGTCTACGTGAAGCGGCCGCTGGAGTTCAGCATCTTCCCGATCGTGCTGCTGATGACCACGATGCTGCGCCTGGCGCTGAACGTGGCCTCCACCCGCGTGATCCTGATCAACGGCCAGGACGGCCACGGCGCCGCCGGCAAGGTCATCGAGGCCTTCGGCCAGTTCGTGATCGGCGGCAACTACGCGGTCGGCATCGTGGTGTTCGCGATCCTGACCATCATCAACTTCGTGGTCATCACCAAGGGCGCCGGACGCGTGTCGGAAGTGACCGCGCGCTTCATCCTCGACGCCATGCCCGGCAAGCAGATGGCGATCGACGCCGACCTCAACGCCGGCCTGCTGACCCGCGAGGAAGCCAAGGCCCGGCGCGAGGAGGTCCGCGAGGAAGCGGACTTCTACGGCTCGATGGACGGCGCCAGCAAGTTCATCCGCGGCGACGCCATCGCCGGCATCCTGATCCTGTTCATCAATCTCATCGGCGGCATGGCGGTCGGCGTCCTGCAGCACGGCATGCCGGTCGCCGAGGCCGCGTCCACCTACACCCTGCTGTCGATCGGCGACGGCCTGGTCGCGCAGCTGCCGGCGCTGCTGGTGTCCTCGGCGGTGGCGATGCTGGTCACCCGCGCCTCGCGCTCGCAGGACATGGGCGCCTCGATGATGGGCCAGGTGTTCGGCCAGCACAAAGCGCTGGCGGTGGCCGCGGCGATCCTGGGCCTGGTCGGCCTGGTCCCGGGCATGCCCAACGTCGCTTTCTTGACGCTGGCGCTGATCCTGGGCCTGCTGGCCTGGAAGATGTGGAAGCGCAGCCTGCTGCCGGAAGAGGCCAAGCCCGATCCGGCGCAGCAGGCCGCCACCGCCGGCGCGCAGGCCAACGCCGAACTGGGCTGGGACGAACTGCGCCCGATCGACCCGCTGGGCCTGGAGGTCGGCTACCGGCTGATCCCGCTGGTGGACAAGGCGCAGGGCGGCGAGCTGATGGCGCGGATCAAGGGCGTGCGGCGCAAGCTGACCCAGGACATCGGCTTCCTGATCCCGCCGGTGCACATCCGCGACAACCTGGAACTGCCGGCCAACGCCTATCGCCTGCTGGTGCACGGGGTGCCGGTGGCCACCGCCGACATCCATCCCGACCGCGAACTGGCGCTGGACCCGGGCGGCGCGCTGGGCAAGATCGACGGCATCGCCGGCAAGGATCCCGCGTTCGGCCTGGACGCGATCTGGATCCAGCCACACCAGCGCGCCCAGGCCGAGACCATGGGCTACACCGTGGTCGACCCGGCCACGGTGATCGCCACCCACCTGTCGCACCTGATCCGCGAACACGCCCCGGAACTGCTCGGCCACGAGGAGGTGCAGCAGCTGCTGGCTACCCTGGGCAAGAGCGCGCCGAAGCTGGTCGAGGACCTCACCCCCAAGGCATTGCCGCTGTCGGTGGTGGTGCGCGTGCTGCAGAACCTGCTGATCGAGAAGATCCCGGTGCGGCAGCTGCGCAAGATCGTCGAGGCGCTGGTCGAGCACGCCCCGCAGAGTCAGGAACCCGGCGCGCTCACCGCCGCCGTGCGCAATGCGCTGGGCCGCTTCATCGTCCAGGAAATCGCCGGAATGTCCGCCGAACTGCCTGTTTTCACCCTGGCCCCGCAATTGGAACGTGTCTTGCAGGACTCCACCCAAGGCAACGGTGCCGCGCTGGAACCCGGCCTGGCCGAGCGACTGCACCAGAGCCTGGCCGAATGCGTCAGCAAGCAGGAAGCGCGCAACGAACCGGCGGTGGTGCTGGTCCCGGCGCAGGTCCGCGCCGCGCTGGCCCGCCTGGTCCGCCACAGCGTCCCCTCGCTGTCGGTGCTGTCCTACAGCGAGGTTCCGGAAGACAAGCGGCTGAAGCTGGTCGGGACGATCAGCTGA
- a CDS encoding diguanylate cyclase has product MRVRLPCLRILQVLLLWLGLGLALGDVARAQSIPLRRYAHDQGLLGLAGTCLLQTGDGNLWVCTESGLYRFNGHRFEQVALQGQRGHFISAASEDPEHRLWVATFDAVYVDDGRQLRQLAPEETGPLHENTLRLANPRWGTVLGNGTQALRAVAGHDGRWRLRPLFDAATLARLPQLGRIGSLHGEADNLWLGCGQQLCQVTADGSITVYGPAQGLPPDRWRNVVRDRDGALWLRGDQHLMRLPLGAARFLAQAAPGVGLRQVVGQAQILLDPQGRVLMRTSQGLARWEHDRWRSFDRSNGLPDGGIVALLFDHAGDLWMTVDGEGVVRWSGYGWIENWDRAQGMSTAPTWSIHRNADGALLLGNEGGINRQLRAGGRFQPWLADAGLQVISLQTATDGSLWSLGSLGELHHHDRQGRLLRAYPRLGSAIKRMYLDAADRVWILTADGVYLLARPQSDAVPQRVQALPGGAYTDIQQRRDGTLWLAGAAGVFRLHGSTWTPIRVLLDGKAAQAWVSKLLIQEDGQVWAALYHPGVWRGRLDGDTLQLQPSAQLEQRELQIYLMRRTRNGWVWIGHNQGVDIYDGRRWSRLTQSQGLLWDDISESAFFEDSDGSVWIGNSKGVSHVLAPQRLFQAGAPQVMLSEFSRGGHPIAAGARLPWSEEPLHIEAGSPDLYDDRNRVSFRYRFEGAHTRWIYTPNFEIEHPPLPPGAYTFEIQLLDTYRRSASAPIRVPFSVAPVWWRSQPMLALYLLLGGGIAIAALHWRERRLRQRQRELADLVALRTQELEHDKRELEIARAALAVKASHDSLTGLLNRAGILDALVAQMQHCQADGQPLAVAMIDLDHFKRINDEHGHLIGDAVLIEVARRLNANLRGSDLIGRYGGEELLGVLPGLPVPSDARLQKLRVAIAGHPLRIGKQCLAVTASIGVAWHLPGESLQQLLARADQALYRAKHLGRNRVELQRD; this is encoded by the coding sequence ATGCGCGTGCGCCTGCCCTGCCTGCGCATCTTGCAGGTCCTGCTGCTGTGGCTGGGCCTGGGCCTGGCGCTGGGCGACGTCGCCCGCGCCCAGTCGATCCCCTTGCGCCGCTATGCGCACGACCAGGGCCTGCTCGGCCTGGCCGGCACCTGCCTGCTGCAGACCGGCGACGGCAACCTGTGGGTGTGCACCGAAAGCGGGCTGTATCGCTTCAACGGGCATCGCTTCGAACAGGTCGCGCTGCAGGGGCAGCGCGGCCATTTCATCAGCGCCGCCAGCGAGGACCCCGAGCACCGGCTGTGGGTGGCCACCTTCGACGCGGTCTACGTCGACGACGGCCGCCAGCTGCGCCAGCTGGCGCCGGAGGAAACCGGGCCGCTGCACGAGAACACGCTGCGCCTGGCCAACCCGCGCTGGGGCACGGTGCTGGGCAACGGCACCCAGGCGCTGCGCGCGGTGGCCGGCCACGACGGGCGCTGGCGGTTGCGGCCGCTGTTCGACGCGGCGACCCTGGCGCGGCTGCCGCAACTGGGCAGGATCGGCTCCCTCCATGGCGAGGCCGACAACCTCTGGCTGGGTTGCGGCCAGCAGCTGTGCCAGGTGACCGCCGACGGATCGATCACGGTCTACGGCCCGGCGCAGGGCCTGCCGCCGGATCGCTGGCGCAACGTGGTGCGCGACCGCGACGGCGCGCTGTGGCTGCGCGGCGACCAGCACCTGATGCGCCTGCCGCTCGGCGCCGCGCGCTTCCTCGCCCAGGCCGCGCCGGGCGTGGGCCTGCGCCAGGTCGTCGGCCAGGCGCAGATCCTGCTCGATCCGCAAGGACGCGTGCTGATGCGCACCAGCCAGGGCCTGGCGCGCTGGGAGCACGACCGTTGGCGCAGCTTCGACCGCAGCAACGGTCTGCCCGACGGCGGCATCGTCGCGCTGCTGTTCGACCACGCCGGCGACCTGTGGATGACGGTGGACGGCGAAGGCGTGGTGCGCTGGAGCGGCTATGGCTGGATCGAGAACTGGGACCGCGCGCAGGGCATGAGCACCGCGCCGACCTGGAGCATCCACCGCAATGCCGACGGCGCGCTGCTGCTCGGCAACGAAGGCGGCATCAACCGCCAGCTTCGCGCCGGCGGCCGCTTCCAGCCCTGGCTGGCCGATGCCGGGCTGCAGGTCATCAGCCTGCAGACCGCCACGGACGGCTCGCTGTGGAGCCTCGGCTCGCTGGGCGAGCTACACCACCACGACCGCCAGGGCCGCTTGCTGCGCGCCTATCCGCGGCTGGGCAGCGCGATCAAGCGCATGTACCTGGATGCCGCGGACCGGGTGTGGATCCTCACCGCCGATGGCGTGTACCTGCTGGCGCGGCCGCAGTCGGACGCGGTGCCGCAGCGGGTGCAGGCCCTGCCCGGCGGCGCCTATACGGACATCCAGCAGCGCCGCGACGGCACGCTGTGGCTGGCCGGCGCGGCCGGCGTGTTTCGCCTGCATGGCAGCACCTGGACCCCGATCCGGGTGCTGCTGGACGGCAAGGCCGCGCAGGCGTGGGTCAGCAAGCTGCTGATCCAGGAAGACGGCCAGGTCTGGGCCGCGCTCTACCATCCGGGCGTCTGGCGCGGCCGGCTCGACGGCGACACCCTGCAGCTGCAGCCCAGCGCCCAGCTGGAGCAGCGCGAGCTGCAGATCTACCTGATGCGGCGCACCCGCAACGGCTGGGTGTGGATCGGCCACAACCAGGGCGTGGACATCTACGACGGGCGCCGCTGGTCGCGGCTGACCCAGTCGCAGGGGCTGCTGTGGGACGACATCTCCGAATCGGCCTTCTTCGAGGACAGCGACGGCTCGGTGTGGATCGGCAACAGCAAGGGCGTCAGCCACGTACTGGCCCCGCAGCGCCTGTTCCAGGCCGGCGCCCCGCAGGTCATGCTCAGCGAGTTCAGCCGCGGCGGCCATCCGATCGCCGCCGGCGCGCGCCTGCCGTGGAGCGAGGAGCCGCTGCACATCGAGGCGGGGTCGCCGGACCTGTACGACGACCGCAACCGGGTCTCGTTCCGCTATCGCTTCGAAGGCGCGCACACGCGCTGGATCTACACGCCCAACTTCGAGATCGAGCATCCGCCGCTGCCGCCGGGCGCCTACACGTTCGAGATCCAGCTGCTCGACACCTACCGGCGCAGCGCCTCGGCGCCGATCCGGGTTCCGTTCTCGGTGGCGCCGGTGTGGTGGCGCAGCCAGCCGATGCTGGCGCTGTACCTGCTGCTCGGCGGCGGGATCGCGATCGCCGCGCTGCACTGGCGCGAGCGCCGCCTGCGCCAGCGCCAGCGCGAACTGGCCGACCTGGTCGCGCTGCGCACCCAGGAACTGGAGCACGACAAGCGCGAACTGGAGATCGCCCGCGCCGCGCTGGCGGTGAAGGCCTCGCACGACTCCCTGACCGGCCTGCTCAACCGCGCCGGCATCCTCGACGCGCTGGTCGCGCAGATGCAGCACTGCCAGGCCGATGGCCAGCCGCTGGCGGTGGCGATGATCGACCTGGACCACTTCAAGCGCATCAACGACGAGCACGGCCATTTGATCGGCGACGCGGTGCTGATCGAGGTGGCGCGGCGCCTGAACGCCAACCTGCGCGGCTCGGACCTGATCGGCCGCTACGGCGGCGAGGAATTGCTCGGCGTGCTGCCGGGACTGCCGGTCCCGTCCGACGCGCGGCTGCAGAAGCTGCGCGTGGCGATCGCCGGCCATCCGCTGCGGATCGGCAAGCAGTGCCTGGCGGTCACCGCCTCGATCGGCGTGGCCTGGCATCTGCCCGGCGAAAGCCTGCAGCAGTTGCTGGCGCGTGCCGACCAGGCCCTGTACCGGGCCAAGCACCTGGGCCGCAACCGGGTCGAACTGCAGCGCGACTAG